The Lycium barbarum isolate Lr01 chromosome 10, ASM1917538v2, whole genome shotgun sequence genome includes a region encoding these proteins:
- the LOC132615327 gene encoding uncharacterized protein LOC132615327, with protein MADDNQHSGDQCKGILWGLSFGAASAIALKTISALFPQRTTEDNTEKVTQVIIPAITINIPQNLSNQVKLQRNVSANPSVTINTPLNLTDQVKLQHNASANQITSQPKPKAVGHPVSCEQLKGGLLNDCKGHHSNQCDSYSKIYKQFCSGSGIFHFMPLFMW; from the exons ATGGCTG aCGATAATCAGCATTCTGGAGATCAATGTAAGGGTATTTTATGGG GTTTGTCTTTTGGAGCAGCTTCAGCAATAGCTTTGAAAACCATTAGTGCTTTATTTCCTCAACGAACTACTGAAGATAATACAGAGAAAGTTACTCAAGTTATTATACCTGCTATTACTATTAATATACCTCAAAATTTAAGCAATCAAGTGAAACTCCAGCGTAATGTGTCTGCAAATCCTTCTGTCACTATTAATACGCCGCTCAACTTAACCGATCAAGTGAAACTCCAGCACAATGCGTCGGCAAATCAAATTACTTCTCAACCCAAGCCTAAGGCTGTAGGTCATCCTGTGTCATGTGAGCAATTGAAAGGCGGTTTATTAAATGAT TGCAAAGGACACCACAGCAATCAATGTGACTCCTATTCTAAGATATATAAGCAATTTTGCTCTGGATCAGGTATTTTTCATTTCATGCCCCTATTTATg TGGTAG